In Pseudonocardia cypriaca, a single genomic region encodes these proteins:
- a CDS encoding MinD/ParA family ATP-binding protein: MDPRAHTASELTEYTIVRRRSDKPGSGWRRAVHVASAGLVNPGVGPAEQRRQELALRIRCPLPGPRQIAVASMKGGVGKTTVTAMLGLMLSEHRGDRIVALDANPDAGTLAERLTGRTDSTVRDLLDSLGNVGSLSDIARFTSLSGRLQVLASEQDPARGEAFDRAEYERVCAVLSRFYNVVVTDSGTGMVHSSMDGTLALANSLVIVGSHTVDGASRASRTLDWLVAHGHDELVERAVVVLSQDRTSPEIDGERLVAHFEARSRAVVLVPHDPHLATGSRIELDKLRPATSDAFLELAALVADDFGNPPPVRRG; this comes from the coding sequence GTGGACCCGCGGGCACACACCGCGTCCGAGCTCACCGAGTACACGATCGTCCGGAGGCGGTCGGACAAGCCGGGCTCGGGGTGGCGCCGCGCCGTGCACGTCGCGAGCGCAGGTCTGGTCAACCCGGGGGTCGGTCCGGCCGAGCAGCGCCGGCAGGAGCTGGCGCTGCGCATCCGCTGCCCGCTGCCGGGGCCGCGGCAGATCGCGGTGGCGTCGATGAAGGGCGGGGTCGGCAAGACCACGGTGACGGCGATGCTGGGGCTGATGCTCTCCGAGCACCGCGGCGACCGGATCGTGGCGCTCGACGCCAACCCGGACGCCGGCACGCTCGCCGAGCGGCTCACCGGCCGCACCGACTCGACCGTCCGGGACCTGCTCGACTCCCTGGGCAACGTCGGGTCGTTGAGCGACATCGCCCGGTTCACCAGCCTCTCCGGTCGCCTCCAGGTGCTCGCATCGGAGCAGGACCCGGCGCGTGGTGAGGCCTTCGACCGGGCCGAGTACGAGCGGGTGTGCGCCGTGCTGTCCCGCTTCTACAACGTGGTGGTCACCGACTCCGGCACCGGCATGGTGCACTCGTCGATGGACGGCACGCTCGCGCTCGCGAACAGCCTCGTGATCGTCGGGTCGCACACGGTCGACGGCGCGAGCCGGGCCAGCAGGACGCTGGACTGGCTGGTGGCGCACGGGCACGACGAGCTGGTGGAGCGGGCGGTCGTCGTGCTGTCCCAGGACCGCACCAGCCCGGAGATCGACGGTGAGCGGCTCGTCGCCCACTTCGAGGCGCGCAGCCGGGCCGTCGTGCTGGTGCCCCACGACCCCCACCTGGCGACGGGCAGCCGGATCGAGCTCGACAAGCTGCGGCCTGCCACCTCGGACGCTTTCCTCGAGCTGGCCGCCCTCGTCGCCGACGACTTCGGCAACCCGCCACCCGTCCGCCGCGGTTAG
- a CDS encoding GntR family transcriptional regulator yields the protein MTTEALAADRALLSRTSTAERVAAILRTRIIEGYFPPGTRLAEDAIGSALGVSRNTLREAFRLLSHERLLTHELNRGMFVRTLTVEDVVDLYRVRRFVECGVVRTVTGPHPGLAAVAAAVEDGKQALDSREWQALGTANIKFHQALVALAGSRRSDELMSGILAELRLVFHVMADPQRFHEPYLARNRQIMEQLQLGDGPGAAEALDVYLRDAENQLVQAFAELEIDQSA from the coding sequence TTGACCACCGAAGCCTTGGCCGCCGACCGCGCTCTGCTCTCGCGGACGAGCACGGCCGAGCGGGTCGCAGCCATCCTGCGCACGCGGATCATCGAGGGCTACTTCCCGCCGGGCACGAGGCTCGCGGAGGACGCCATCGGCAGCGCGCTCGGAGTCTCCCGCAACACGCTGAGGGAGGCGTTCCGCCTCCTGTCGCACGAACGGCTGCTCACCCACGAGCTCAACCGCGGGATGTTCGTGCGGACGCTCACCGTCGAGGACGTGGTCGACCTCTACCGGGTGCGCCGGTTCGTCGAGTGCGGCGTGGTCCGCACCGTCACCGGCCCGCATCCCGGGCTCGCTGCCGTGGCCGCAGCGGTCGAGGACGGGAAGCAGGCGCTCGACAGCCGCGAGTGGCAGGCGCTCGGCACGGCGAACATCAAGTTCCACCAGGCGCTCGTGGCGCTCGCGGGCAGCCGGCGCTCCGACGAGCTGATGAGCGGCATCCTGGCCGAGCTGCGGCTGGTGTTCCACGTGATGGCCGATCCCCAGCGGTTCCACGAGCCCTACCTCGCCCGCAACCGGCAGATCATGGAGCAGCTGCAGCTCGGCGACGGCCCCGGCGCCGCCGAGGCGTTGGACGTCTACCTGCGCGACGCCGAGAACCAACTCGTGCAGGCCTTCGCCGAACTGGAGATCGACCAGAGCGCCTAG
- a CDS encoding MinD/ParA family ATP-binding protein: MSDTGEILEGRSGELTEDAIVRFRGERPEHGWRGVLYRLTGGLVNPGLGAAERARRDRLRRIRRPVPGTHQIAVSSIKGGVGKTTVSACLGLVLAEHRGDRVIALDANPDAGTLADRLTGDTSVTVRHMLENLESAYSLSDVARYTSLAGRLQVLASEQDPAMSEAFDRAGYERVCSVLTRFYNVIITDSGTGLVHSAMEGTLALADSLVVVGAPTVDGASRASKTLDWLVAHGFEAQVAQAVVVLSCDRQSAEVDPKRVRGHFESRCRGVVDIPHDPHLASGGRIELDRLRPATHDAFLALAALLADGFSGRPVPPHTA; the protein is encoded by the coding sequence GTGAGTGACACCGGCGAGATCCTCGAGGGCAGATCGGGCGAGCTCACCGAGGACGCGATCGTCCGCTTCCGCGGTGAGCGACCCGAACACGGCTGGCGCGGCGTTCTGTACCGCCTCACCGGCGGCCTGGTCAACCCGGGCCTCGGCGCGGCCGAGCGGGCTCGCCGCGACCGGCTGCGGCGCATCCGCCGTCCCGTGCCGGGCACCCACCAGATCGCCGTGAGCTCGATCAAGGGTGGGGTCGGCAAGACCACGGTGTCGGCGTGCCTCGGGCTCGTGCTCGCGGAGCACCGCGGCGACCGGGTGATCGCACTGGACGCCAACCCGGACGCCGGCACGCTCGCCGACCGGCTCACCGGCGACACGTCGGTCACCGTGCGGCACATGCTGGAGAACCTGGAGTCGGCCTACTCGCTCTCCGACGTGGCCCGCTACACGAGCCTCGCCGGGCGGCTGCAGGTGCTCGCGTCCGAGCAGGACCCGGCCATGAGCGAGGCGTTCGACCGCGCGGGCTACGAGCGGGTCTGCTCCGTGCTCACCCGCTTCTACAACGTGATCATCACCGACTCGGGCACCGGACTCGTGCACTCGGCGATGGAGGGCACGCTCGCGCTGGCCGACAGCCTCGTGGTGGTCGGAGCCCCCACCGTCGACGGCGCCAGCAGGGCCAGCAAGACCCTCGACTGGCTCGTGGCACACGGTTTCGAAGCCCAGGTGGCCCAGGCCGTGGTCGTGCTGTCCTGCGACCGGCAGAGCGCCGAGGTGGACCCGAAGCGCGTGCGGGGGCACTTCGAGTCCCGCTGCCGTGGCGTGGTGGACATCCCGCACGACCCGCACCTCGCCTCCGGCGGGCGGATCGAGCTCGACCGGCTGCGCCCGGCCACGCACGACGCGTTCCTCGCACTGGCCGCCCTGCTCGCCGACGGCTTCAGCGGCCGCCCCGTGCCACCGCACACCGCCTGA
- a CDS encoding MinD/ParA family ATP-binding protein — MSSTGSASPLGPPQEDPGGSATALDADAILRARPDEPSMGWRRAVLRATGGVINPGPSAAEVRWRDLLHRIRRPLIQSHRIAVSSIKGGVGKTTVATLLGLVMAENRGDRVIVLDANPDAGTLADRLTGESSVTVRELLRDLDRIHSWTEVSRYTSLAGRLQVLASEQDPASSDAFSREEYQQICALLDRFFNIIITDSGTGLVHSAMEGTLKLADSLIVVGAPTVDGAGRASKTLDWLLAHGHSALATEAVVVLSCDRTSAEVDQERIRKHFAARSRAVVEIPHDPHLATGGRVELAHLRPATRDAAYELAALMADRFTT, encoded by the coding sequence GTGAGTTCCACGGGGTCCGCGTCTCCGCTCGGTCCTCCGCAGGAGGATCCGGGCGGCAGCGCGACGGCGCTCGACGCCGACGCGATCCTCCGTGCGCGGCCCGACGAGCCGTCGATGGGGTGGCGCCGCGCGGTGCTGCGTGCCACCGGCGGCGTGATCAACCCGGGACCGAGCGCGGCCGAGGTGCGGTGGCGTGACCTGCTGCACCGCATCCGGCGGCCGCTGATCCAGTCCCACCGCATCGCGGTGAGCTCGATCAAGGGCGGGGTCGGCAAGACCACGGTGGCCACCCTGCTGGGGCTGGTCATGGCCGAGAACCGAGGCGACCGGGTGATCGTGCTCGACGCCAACCCCGACGCCGGCACGCTCGCCGACCGGCTGACGGGGGAGTCCTCGGTCACGGTGCGGGAGCTGCTGCGCGACCTCGACCGGATCCACTCGTGGACCGAGGTCTCGCGCTACACGAGCCTCGCCGGCAGGCTGCAGGTGCTCGCTTCCGAGCAGGACCCGGCGTCCAGCGATGCGTTCAGCCGCGAGGAGTACCAGCAGATCTGCGCGCTGCTGGACCGCTTCTTCAACATCATCATCACCGACTCGGGCACCGGGCTCGTGCACTCGGCGATGGAGGGCACGCTGAAGCTCGCCGACAGCCTCATCGTGGTGGGCGCGCCCACCGTCGACGGCGCGGGGCGAGCCAGCAAGACGCTCGACTGGCTGCTGGCCCACGGTCACTCGGCGCTCGCCACGGAGGCGGTCGTCGTGCTGTCGTGCGACCGCACCAGCGCCGAGGTCGACCAGGAGCGGATCCGCAAGCACTTCGCCGCCCGCAGCCGGGCGGTGGTCGAGATCCCGCACGACCCGCACCTGGCCACCGGTGGCCGCGTCGAGCTCGCCCACCTGCGCCCGGCCACCCGGGACGCGGCCTACGAGCTGGCCGCCCTGATGGCCGATCGTTTCACCACGTGA
- a CDS encoding DivIVA domain-containing protein, whose product MYRVFESLDALVTVVEEARGVPMTSNCVVPRGDVLDLLDDVREALPGELDDAQDVLDRRDEIVDDATQEAEQTRSAAQEEAERLVADAQAESERLLAEARAEAEQTVARARHEAERAVSEGRRQYTELTDRAKAEAERIAHAGRAAHDRYIADGQAEQARLVSQSEVVRAAHAEAARVVDAAEGEADRLRQECDGYVDAKLAEFEDALGKALRTISRGRSNLWRGAPQNGAAGPHLNGRSGTGMDLID is encoded by the coding sequence GTGTACCGGGTCTTCGAATCGCTCGACGCGCTGGTCACGGTCGTCGAGGAGGCTCGGGGTGTCCCGATGACCTCCAACTGCGTCGTGCCACGCGGTGACGTGCTCGACCTGCTCGACGACGTCCGCGAGGCGCTGCCGGGCGAGCTCGACGACGCGCAGGACGTCCTGGACCGCCGCGACGAGATCGTCGACGACGCCACCCAGGAGGCCGAGCAGACCCGCAGCGCGGCGCAGGAGGAGGCCGAGCGGCTGGTCGCGGACGCGCAGGCCGAGTCGGAGCGGCTGCTCGCCGAGGCGCGGGCCGAGGCCGAGCAGACGGTGGCCCGCGCCCGTCACGAGGCCGAGCGCGCGGTGTCCGAGGGGCGTCGCCAGTACACGGAGCTGACCGACCGGGCGAAGGCGGAGGCGGAGCGGATCGCGCACGCCGGGCGGGCCGCGCACGACCGGTACATCGCGGACGGCCAGGCCGAGCAGGCGCGGCTGGTGTCGCAGAGCGAGGTCGTGCGCGCGGCCCACGCCGAGGCGGCCCGGGTCGTCGACGCAGCCGAGGGCGAGGCCGACCGGCTGCGCCAGGAGTGCGACGGCTACGTCGATGCCAAGCTCGCCGAGTTCGAGGACGCCCTCGGCAAGGCGTTGCGCACGATCAGCCGCGGCCGCAGCAACCTCTGGCGCGGTGCTCCGCAGAACGGCGCAGCCGGTCCTCACCTGAACGGTCGATCCGGTACCGGCATGGATCTCATCGACTGA
- the coaD gene encoding pantetheine-phosphate adenylyltransferase, whose protein sequence is MRRAVCPGSFDPPTNGHLDVIGRTAALFDEVVVAVLVNKSKKGMFSVDERMAMLREIVTPYPNVRVDSFHGLLVDYCRTHEIRAIVKGLRVVTDFDYELQMAQMNQRLSGIDTLFMSTSPEYGFVSSSLVKEVATFGGDVGHLLPESVYRQLLDRIAERG, encoded by the coding sequence GTGAGGCGTGCCGTCTGTCCCGGATCGTTCGACCCGCCCACCAACGGGCACCTCGACGTGATCGGCCGCACCGCGGCCTTGTTCGACGAGGTCGTCGTCGCGGTGCTCGTGAACAAGTCCAAGAAGGGCATGTTCTCCGTGGACGAGCGCATGGCGATGCTCAGGGAGATCGTCACGCCGTACCCGAACGTTCGCGTGGACTCGTTCCACGGGCTGCTGGTCGACTACTGCCGGACCCACGAGATCCGCGCGATCGTCAAGGGCCTGCGGGTGGTCACCGACTTCGACTACGAGCTGCAGATGGCCCAGATGAACCAGCGCCTCTCCGGGATCGACACCCTGTTCATGTCGACGAGCCCCGAGTACGGGTTCGTGTCGAGCTCGCTGGTCAAGGAGGTCGCCACGTTCGGCGGCGACGTCGGCCACCTGCTCCCCGAGAGCGTCTACCGGCAGCTGCTGGATCGGATCGCGGAGCGCGGCTAG
- the rsmD gene encoding 16S rRNA (guanine(966)-N(2))-methyltransferase RsmD, whose product MTRIIAGAAGGRRILVPPKGTRPTSDRVREALFSALQAGPGLDGAAVLDLCAGSGALGLEALSRGAVHALFVESDRRAAAVLRRNTAALGFPGAEVRVAPAATVLGAPAERAYDLVLVDPPYDVPAAEVAGWLAAAAAHGWLADGATVVVERAGRDGPFPWPPVLRAARERRYGDTTLHTAVLAPEEVASRP is encoded by the coding sequence ATGACCCGGATCATCGCGGGGGCGGCGGGCGGCCGCCGGATCCTCGTGCCCCCCAAGGGCACCCGGCCGACGTCGGACCGGGTGCGGGAGGCGCTGTTCTCCGCGCTCCAGGCCGGCCCCGGCCTGGACGGGGCCGCCGTGCTCGACCTGTGCGCCGGTTCCGGCGCGCTCGGGTTGGAGGCGCTGTCGCGGGGCGCGGTGCACGCGCTCTTCGTGGAGTCCGACCGGCGGGCGGCGGCCGTGCTGCGGCGCAACACGGCCGCACTCGGCTTCCCGGGAGCCGAGGTGCGCGTGGCACCCGCAGCCACCGTGCTCGGGGCGCCCGCCGAGCGGGCGTACGACCTCGTGCTCGTCGACCCGCCCTACGACGTACCGGCCGCCGAGGTGGCCGGGTGGCTCGCCGCCGCCGCGGCGCACGGCTGGCTCGCCGACGGGGCGACCGTCGTGGTCGAGCGGGCGGGGCGCGACGGGCCGTTCCCGTGGCCGCCGGTGCTGCGGGCCGCCCGCGAGCGCCGCTACGGCGACACGACGCTGCACACGGCCGTTCTGGCGCCGGAGGAGGTAGCGTCCCGCCCGTGA